The window GCAGCTGCCGCTGGCCGCCCTGCACCGGGCTCCAGTCGAATCGCACCTCGCGCGGCTGCCCGGCGCGCTCCACGGTGAAGGTGTGGGGGCCCGGCCGGGTCAGCACCTCGCGCAGCCCCTCCCAGCCGGCCACGGGGCGGCCCCCCACCTCGGCCGAATCGGGAATGTCGCGGCCGTTGATGGCGGTGATCACGTCGCCCGTCTGCAGGCCCAGCGCCTGGGCCCGCGAGCCGGCCACCACCTCTTCAATCCGGGCCCGGTCTGGCTGCGGCACGCCCTGGGCGCTGAAATTCACCGTCATTAGCGCCACGGCCAGCAGCAGGTTCACCAGGGGCCCAGCCAGCAGCACCGCCACCTTGCCCCAGGCAGGCAGCGCCGCAAAGCCCCGGGTGGGCTGGCGGTGACCGCCCTGGCCGTCGTCTTCCGGGGCCATGCCGTCAATCTCCACGTAGCCGCCGATGGGCAGCAGCGAGAGCCGCCACTCGGTGCCGCGCCAGAGGCGGCGCAGGAGCACCGGCCCCATACCAATGCTGAACGACTGCACGGCCACGCCCTGCCAGCGGGCCAGTGCGTAGTGCGCCAGTTCGTGAATAAAGGTGGCGGCGCTGATAATCAGCAGCGTCCACAGCAGCCCCAGCGGGGTCAGGGCGGCAGCAATGCCTTCCAGAACATTCACGCGCGCACCCCCGCCGCGCACAGTTCCCGGGCCCGCGCCCGCGCCCAGCCATCGGTGTCGGCCAGGGCCGCCCAGGTCAGGGTGCCGGCCGGCGTTTCGTCCAGCACCCGCTCGATCAGGCGTGGAATATCGAGAAAGCCAATCTGCCCGGCCAGAAAGGCGTCCACGGCCACCTCATCGGCGGCGTTCAGGGCCACAGGGCTCAGGCCCCCCGCTTCACCCGCGCGGTAGGCCAGCGCGAGGCAGGGAAAACGCCCCTGGTCCGGTGCGCTGAAGGTCCACTCGCCGCGCATCGGCCAGCCCAGATGGGGGCCCACTTCGCGCCCGCGCCGCGCGCCGTGCACGTCGCCGGGGCGGGTCATGCCGGTGGGGGCGGCGTCTATGGCATACGCAATGGGCAGCCGCATGTCGGTGGGGCCAAACTGCGCCTTCAGGCTGCCGTCCCGAAAGCGCACCGCCGCGTGAATCAGGCTCTGGGGATGAATCACCACGCCCACCTGAGACAGCGGCAGGCCATACAGGCTGGCGCACTCCATCACCTCCAGCCCCTTGTTCATCAGCGTGGCACTGTCAATGGTGACCTTCGGGCCCATGCGCCAGGAGGGGTGCCTCAGGGCCTGTTCGGGGCCCACGCCGCTCAGGTCAGCCGGGCCCTCGCGGAAGGGCCCGCCGGAGGCGGTCAGAATCACCTCGGCCACATCGGCCATGTGTTCGCCGGTCAGGCACTGAAACACGCCGGTGTGTTCCGAATCAATGGGCACCACGCGCCCGCCGCCTTTCGCCGCTGCCTCCCACATCAGATGGGCGGCCGTGACCATCGCTTCCTTGGTTGCCAGGGCCACGGCTTGCCCGGCCTCCAGCGCGGCGCGGGTGGGGGCCAGCCCAATCAGACCGCTCATGGCGTTCACCACCACGTCGGTCTCCAGCACCGCCAGCGCGCTGGGGTCGGCCACCACCGTCCGCCCGGCAAAGCGCTCGCGGGCCTGGGCATACACGGCCTCGTCCACGCTGACCACGTCCGGGCCAAATTCGCGCACCTGCTCGGCCAGCAGGTCCAGGTTCTTCCCGGCGGCCAGGGCGGTCACCCGGTAGCCCCGTTCCCGCGCGATGTCCAGTGTCTGCGTGCCGATACTGCCGGTGCTGCCCAGCACGGTGATGCGGTTGTCCTGCCCCAGCTGCGTCATTGCGGCCATGCTAGTGGAAGACCCGCCCCAAAGCTGTGGGCAAAGGCCCCGGAAACGCCAAGCGGGCGACCTCCGCAGGCCGCCCGCTCTTCTCCTGCTCCCCTCCCACGGCCCTACCGCGTAAACACGCTGATGTTCAGAAACAGATAGGTGGCGGGCACGGCGAACAGCAGGCTGTCCACCCGGTCCAGAAAGCCGCCGTGGCCGGGCAGGCTGGTGCCGCTGTCCTTGGTTTTCAGCGCGCGCTTGAGCAGGCTCTCGGCGAGGTCGCCCAATTGGCTGGCGCTGGCCACCAGAATGGAATAGAGCAGCGCCTCGAACGGTGTCCAGATGTGGGTGAGGGTGGTCAGGCCCAGCACCATCAGGAAGCTGAACAGCAGCCCCCCAATCGAGCCTTCCACCGTTTTGCCAGGGCTGACTTCCGGGGCCAGTTTGCGCCGCCCGAAAAAGTGGCCCACAAAGTACCCGCCGATATCCGCCGCGAAGGTCGCCAGCAGCGGCAGGGCAAAGTACAGCAGGCCGTCATGCCCATCCGGGCTGTAGCGCAGCAGCAGGAAATAGCCCAGCAGCCACGGGATGTACAGCAGCCCGAAAATGGAGTACACAATGCGCTCCAGGGGCCGCTCGCCGGGGCGGATCACCTCCACCACCAGAAAGTAGCCAATCGCCACCGTCAGCACTGCTTCGCGCCACGAGCCCCCGGGCCAGGGCGTTCCGGGCCACATGGGCAGGCTGGCCACCAGCAGCGCGGCGGCAAAGACCCCCAGGCTCATGCGCCGCACGTCGATGTCGTTGCGGTCCAGCATGCGGATGTACTCGCGTAGCGCCATGACCGCCACCACGATCAAGGCGGGCAGCAGCGCCCCCCAGCCGATCCACACGACCACGCTGAGAATGACAAACCCCACCACGCTGGTGAGGATGCGGCTGCTCAGCGACTCCATGCTGCCCCTCTCAGAAGGGATGTGGGCTGTGGGTTGTCGGTGGTGAGCACGGCCCCACCCCCCACAACCCACCCCCCACGACCGGCGCGCAGCGCCTTCACCCGAGGATTTCCTGCTCCTTCTTCTGGAAGGTGGTGTCTACCTTGGCCACGAACTCGTCGGTGAGTTTCTGCACCTCGCCCTCGCCGCGCTTGATGTCGTCGTCGCCCATGCCCTCGACCTTCTTCACTTCATCCAGCGCGTGCTTGCGGATGTTGCGAATGGCAATGCGGGCGTCCTCGGCGTAGTTCTTGGCGTTCTTGACCAGGTCCTTGCGGCGCTCCTCGGTCAGCATGGGCAGCGAGATAAAGATGGTGTCGCCCTTGTTGTTGGGGTTCAGGCCCAGGTCGCTGTCGCGGATCGCCTTTTCAATGGGGTTCAGCGCGCCCCGGTCCCAGGGCGTGATGACCAGCGTGCGGGCGTCGGGGGTGGTGATGCTGGCGACCTGATCAATGGGCATGGTGGAGCCGTAGTAGTCCACCAGCACCTTTTTCAGAATGCCGGGGTTGGCGCGGCCCGTGCGCAGCACCGAGAGGTTGTTTTCCAGCGCTTCAATCGCCTTGCCCATCTTCTCGCGGGCGTCGGCCTGGATGGATTTCATGTCAGCCATGGGAAAGTCTCCTTACGGGGAAGTGGGGTCAGTGTAAAGGATGGGGAGGCGGCAGGCAGGAGGCGGGGCGCGGTGAAAGGCATGGTGGCTGCCTTGCAGGTGAGCGTGATAGCCAGCCCCCCTGTCATCCCGCGCACCGCTCCTCGCACCCCGCTGCCTAACTCTGAATCAGCGTGCCCACGCGCTCGCCCTGCAGCAGGCGGCGCAGGTTGCCTTCCTGGAACAGGTCGAACACCACGATGGGCAGGCCCCGGTCCATGCACAGGGTCAGGGCGGTGGCGTCCATCACTTCCAGGCGCTGCTCCACCACCTGCAGGTGCGTGGCCTGGGCAATGAACTTGGCGTCCGGGTTCTTGCGCGGGTCG of the Deinococcus aquaedulcis genome contains:
- a CDS encoding M50 family metallopeptidase, whose product is MNVLEGIAAALTPLGLLWTLLIISAATFIHELAHYALARWQGVAVQSFSIGMGPVLLRRLWRGTEWRLSLLPIGGYVEIDGMAPEDDGQGGHRQPTRGFAALPAWGKVAVLLAGPLVNLLLAVALMTVNFSAQGVPQPDRARIEEVVAGSRAQALGLQTGDVITAINGRDIPDSAEVGGRPVAGWEGLREVLTRPGPHTFTVERAGQPREVRFDWSPVQGGQRQLLGIRYGPDVAPVGVGTAFVRSWQVTAEAVPQVLRSFAGLFQRFFTLDLSRDENVSGPIGTAEIVSRAAAVSPWALLQVAILLNLSLAFFNLLPIPGLDGGRILLVLVGALRGRPLSFQQEQAINLAGFALVMALMVFVVVRDVTRFF
- the dxr gene encoding 1-deoxy-D-xylulose-5-phosphate reductoisomerase, whose product is MTQLGQDNRITVLGSTGSIGTQTLDIARERGYRVTALAAGKNLDLLAEQVREFGPDVVSVDEAVYAQARERFAGRTVVADPSALAVLETDVVVNAMSGLIGLAPTRAALEAGQAVALATKEAMVTAAHLMWEAAAKGGGRVVPIDSEHTGVFQCLTGEHMADVAEVILTASGGPFREGPADLSGVGPEQALRHPSWRMGPKVTIDSATLMNKGLEVMECASLYGLPLSQVGVVIHPQSLIHAAVRFRDGSLKAQFGPTDMRLPIAYAIDAAPTGMTRPGDVHGARRGREVGPHLGWPMRGEWTFSAPDQGRFPCLALAYRAGEAGGLSPVALNAADEVAVDAFLAGQIGFLDIPRLIERVLDETPAGTLTWAALADTDGWARARARELCAAGVRA
- a CDS encoding phosphatidate cytidylyltransferase → MESLSSRILTSVVGFVILSVVVWIGWGALLPALIVVAVMALREYIRMLDRNDIDVRRMSLGVFAAALLVASLPMWPGTPWPGGSWREAVLTVAIGYFLVVEVIRPGERPLERIVYSIFGLLYIPWLLGYFLLLRYSPDGHDGLLYFALPLLATFAADIGGYFVGHFFGRRKLAPEVSPGKTVEGSIGGLLFSFLMVLGLTTLTHIWTPFEALLYSILVASASQLGDLAESLLKRALKTKDSGTSLPGHGGFLDRVDSLLFAVPATYLFLNISVFTR
- the frr gene encoding ribosome recycling factor; the protein is MADMKSIQADAREKMGKAIEALENNLSVLRTGRANPGILKKVLVDYYGSTMPIDQVASITTPDARTLVITPWDRGALNPIEKAIRDSDLGLNPNNKGDTIFISLPMLTEERRKDLVKNAKNYAEDARIAIRNIRKHALDEVKKVEGMGDDDIKRGEGEVQKLTDEFVAKVDTTFQKKEQEILG